From Triticum urartu cultivar G1812 chromosome 2, Tu2.1, whole genome shotgun sequence, a single genomic window includes:
- the LOC125540780 gene encoding protein transport protein Sec61 subunit gamma-like: MDAVDSVVDPLRKFAKDSVRLVKHCHKPDRKEFTKVAARTVIGFVVMGFVGFFVKLIFIPINNIIVGSG; encoded by the exons ATGGACGCCGTCGACTCCGTGGTGGACCCCCTCCGCAAGTTCGCCAAGGACAGCGTCCGCCTCGTCAAGCACTGCCACAAGCCCGACCGCAAGG AGTTCACCAAGGTGGCGGCGCGGACGGTGATCGGGTTTGTCGTCATGGGGTTCGTCGGCTTCTTCGTCAAGCTCATCTTCATCCCCATCAACAACATCATCGTCGGCTCCGGCTAG